One Tolypothrix bouteillei VB521301 DNA window includes the following coding sequences:
- a CDS encoding TldD/PmbA family protein, with translation MKHEKLSGLEVSFNQLIDTLLVKKAESEQFTIKLSSESSQFTRFNRAKVRQTGCVADGWIELTLMQDGRSSFRQFPFTGNWEVDWQVAYRALQELREELPQLPVDPYLVLPSGTNTSREVHIGNLLADELVVPTVLEPVAEFDFAGIYAGGSVIRAYADSNSQKHWFSTDTFTLDYSIFTDRGQAVKGTFAGSDWNPEAYTAKISDAKTQLELLSRPAKELPRGRYKTYFAPAAVSDLLHMLSWGGVSEADLQQGGSALAFLWRNEKQLSPEFHLKENFQRGLVPRFNEWGEMSALEVKIIEKGVLVNTLVNSRTAKEYGKLANGANTYEALRAPEVMPGNLKFEEIIPSLDTGLYVSNLHYLNWSDRPTGRITGMTRYACFWVEKGEIVAPIENLRFDDSLYRFWGDNLIDLTNFQEFIAEVGTYEARQLGGNMVPGMLVEDFTYTL, from the coding sequence ATGAAACACGAAAAATTGTCTGGCTTAGAAGTTAGCTTTAACCAATTAATAGACACTCTCCTTGTAAAAAAGGCAGAAAGCGAACAATTCACGATAAAACTCAGTAGCGAAAGCAGCCAATTTACACGTTTTAATCGTGCCAAAGTACGGCAAACAGGTTGTGTTGCTGATGGTTGGATAGAACTAACTTTGATGCAAGATGGGCGCAGTAGTTTTCGTCAGTTTCCCTTTACTGGGAATTGGGAAGTCGATTGGCAAGTGGCGTATAGAGCTTTACAAGAATTACGCGAAGAACTTCCCCAATTACCCGTAGACCCCTATTTAGTATTACCATCAGGTACTAATACCAGCCGAGAGGTTCATATTGGCAATTTATTAGCTGATGAATTAGTCGTCCCAACGGTATTGGAACCCGTTGCAGAATTTGATTTTGCTGGGATATATGCTGGGGGCTCGGTGATTAGGGCTTATGCTGATTCCAATAGTCAAAAACACTGGTTCAGTACTGATACTTTCACATTAGACTATTCTATATTTACCGATCGCGGACAAGCCGTGAAAGGAACTTTTGCCGGGAGTGATTGGAATCCCGAAGCTTATACTGCAAAAATTAGCGATGCAAAAACACAGTTAGAGTTACTTTCTCGTCCGGCAAAAGAATTACCTAGAGGACGATATAAGACATATTTTGCACCAGCAGCAGTCTCCGATTTATTGCACATGCTTTCTTGGGGAGGTGTGAGTGAAGCCGATTTACAACAGGGAGGAAGTGCGTTAGCTTTTCTTTGGCGAAACGAAAAGCAGTTATCTCCAGAATTTCATCTAAAAGAAAATTTTCAACGAGGTTTAGTACCGCGTTTCAATGAATGGGGAGAAATGTCCGCGCTGGAAGTGAAGATTATTGAAAAGGGAGTTTTAGTTAATACTTTAGTCAATTCTCGTACTGCTAAGGAATATGGAAAACTTGCTAATGGTGCCAATACTTATGAAGCTTTACGAGCCCCAGAAGTCATGCCAGGGAATTTAAAATTTGAAGAGATTATTCCTAGTTTGGATACAGGGTTATATGTCTCAAATTTGCATTACTTAAATTGGAGCGATCGCCCAACAGGAAGAATCACAGGAATGACCAGATATGCTTGTTTCTGGGTTGAAAAAGGCGAAATTGTTGCGCCTATTGAAAATTTGCGATTTGATGACAGTCTCTATCGTTTTTGGGGAGATAATCTAATCGATCTGACTAATTTTCAAGAATTTATTGCTGAAGTGGGAACTTACGAGGCTCGCCAACTCGGAGGCAATATGGTTCCAGGTATGTTGGTTGAGGATTTTACTTATACGTTGTGA
- a CDS encoding TldD/PmbA family protein, producing the protein MLSELKKAISQIDIPADWLGIRVVKDTTYTHHIRDGIPQSNGKSFTKGSMLEVMVNGCIGYAAINSLQVLDLQAAAKKAYHQALAASEWWVYPFKAASERPKVVGQYTSPFLKPLDALSAGEINDLLIRICQTLKVCDRIVQTTAIASTSEKETWFVSSNGSEVYQKFMFFSTHYGATAQDGAIVQQRSQNGWQANCYQGGLEHFQETHLWHQVQQIGEQAVELLTAEECPTSRTNLVLAPDQMMLQIHESVGHPLEIDRILGDERNYAGGSFVDKKDFGNLVYGSPLMNITFDPTVPNEFASYGFDDTGTVATREYLIKEGVLLRGLGSLESQARAEVPGVACARACSWNRPAIDRMANLNLEPGEASFEDTIASVEHGVYMESNRSWSIDDRRYKFQFGCEYAKLIENGKLTKTLRNPNYRATTPEFWQSLVKIGNYSTWQMYGTPFCGKGEPNQAIWVGHGSPVCVFANVEVFGGGA; encoded by the coding sequence ATGTTGTCAGAATTAAAAAAAGCAATTTCTCAAATAGATATTCCTGCTGATTGGTTGGGAATTAGAGTTGTAAAAGATACAACCTATACTCACCATATCCGTGATGGCATACCTCAAAGTAACGGTAAATCCTTTACTAAAGGGTCGATGCTAGAAGTGATGGTCAATGGTTGTATCGGTTATGCAGCGATTAATTCCTTACAAGTGCTTGATTTACAAGCAGCTGCTAAGAAAGCATATCATCAAGCACTTGCTGCAAGTGAGTGGTGGGTATATCCATTTAAAGCAGCAAGCGAGCGCCCTAAAGTAGTAGGTCAGTACACTTCGCCATTTCTCAAACCTCTTGATGCTTTAAGTGCAGGCGAAATCAACGACTTACTCATCCGCATCTGCCAAACACTTAAGGTTTGCGATCGCATAGTGCAAACCACCGCTATTGCCTCAACCAGCGAAAAAGAAACTTGGTTTGTAAGTAGCAATGGCTCCGAAGTGTATCAAAAATTTATGTTTTTTAGCACTCATTACGGAGCAACAGCCCAGGATGGAGCGATCGTTCAGCAACGTTCTCAAAATGGTTGGCAAGCAAACTGCTACCAAGGTGGATTGGAACATTTTCAAGAAACACATTTGTGGCATCAAGTTCAACAAATTGGCGAACAAGCAGTAGAACTTCTTACAGCAGAAGAATGTCCGACATCACGTACAAATCTGGTATTAGCGCCAGATCAAATGATGCTACAAATTCACGAGAGCGTTGGGCATCCCTTAGAAATTGACCGAATTTTAGGTGATGAAAGGAACTACGCGGGTGGTAGCTTCGTTGACAAAAAAGATTTCGGGAATTTGGTGTATGGCTCTCCCTTGATGAATATTACCTTTGACCCCACTGTACCCAATGAATTTGCTAGCTACGGATTTGATGACACTGGTACCGTAGCAACACGGGAGTACTTAATTAAAGAAGGCGTTCTTCTTCGGGGTTTGGGCAGTTTGGAAAGCCAAGCAAGAGCAGAAGTACCCGGAGTAGCCTGCGCCCGTGCTTGTTCTTGGAATCGACCAGCAATCGATCGCATGGCAAATTTGAATCTTGAACCTGGAGAAGCGTCTTTTGAGGATACGATCGCCTCAGTAGAACATGGTGTTTACATGGAATCAAATCGCTCTTGGTCAATAGACGATCGGCGATATAAATTTCAATTTGGTTGCGAGTACGCAAAGCTGATTGAAAATGGCAAACTGACAAAAACTCTTCGCAATCCAAACTACCGAGCCACAACTCCAGAATTTTGGCAAAGTTTAGTTAAAATAGGTAATTACTCCACTTGGCAGATGTACGGCACTCCTTTTTGTGGTAAGGGAGAACCAAACCAGGCTATTTGGGTAGGTCATGGTTCACCCGTTTGCGTATTTGCCAACGTTGAAGTGTTTGGTGGAGGAGCTTGA
- the cysS gene encoding cysteine--tRNA ligase produces the protein MTLSVYNTLTRRQEPFETVEAGKVKMYYCGVTVYDYCHLGHARACIVWDVVRRYLQFIGYDVRYVQNFTDIDDKILNRARQEQSSMEAVAERFIEAYFEDMRRLGIKDADEYPRATHTMNGIQRLIHELENKGYAYPSHGDVYYAVRQFSEYGKLSGRNLEDMQAGASERVNLEDPEYQKKKDPFDFALWKAAKQGEPAWDSPWGKGRPGWHIECSAMVRDRLGDTIDIHTGGADLIFPHHENEIAQSEVVTKKPLAKYWLHNGMVKVDGEKMSKSLGNFITIRELLDKGVHPMAVRLFVLQAHYRKPIDFTDEAIASATKGYETLKEGLLFGHKYGKQLGWEIGAKDLEPGTGKNSISSSQLSIANPYINRFFEAIDDDFNFSGGLPVLFELAKELQREGNILTHEGKTVTTADVLRAQWQTLVTLADVLGFDAKVEEETSVNESLSDAKIEELIQERQQARQAKNFALSDRIRDELQAQGITLIDSRDGTRWHRS, from the coding sequence ATGACCCTATCTGTTTACAATACCCTCACCCGTCGTCAAGAACCGTTTGAAACAGTAGAAGCTGGAAAAGTTAAGATGTATTACTGCGGCGTGACGGTGTACGACTACTGCCACTTGGGTCATGCCAGAGCTTGTATTGTGTGGGATGTAGTGCGTCGCTACCTACAATTTATCGGGTACGATGTCCGCTATGTACAAAATTTTACAGATATTGATGACAAAATTTTGAATCGAGCGCGACAAGAACAGTCATCGATGGAAGCTGTGGCGGAACGCTTTATCGAAGCATATTTTGAGGATATGAGGCGTCTTGGTATCAAGGATGCTGATGAATATCCCCGTGCAACTCACACGATGAATGGCATTCAGCGACTGATTCACGAATTGGAAAATAAGGGTTATGCTTACCCCTCTCATGGTGATGTTTACTATGCAGTCCGTCAGTTCTCTGAATATGGCAAACTCTCCGGTCGCAACCTGGAAGATATGCAAGCGGGAGCTAGCGAAAGAGTGAATCTGGAAGATCCAGAGTATCAGAAGAAGAAAGACCCCTTTGATTTTGCTTTATGGAAAGCAGCAAAACAAGGCGAACCAGCTTGGGACTCACCCTGGGGTAAAGGTCGTCCGGGTTGGCATATTGAATGTTCGGCTATGGTCCGCGATCGCTTGGGTGATACCATTGACATCCACACTGGAGGTGCCGATCTGATTTTTCCCCATCATGAAAATGAAATTGCTCAGTCAGAAGTTGTGACAAAAAAACCACTGGCGAAATACTGGTTGCACAATGGCATGGTCAAGGTAGATGGAGAAAAAATGTCAAAATCTTTGGGTAACTTTATCACAATTCGGGAGTTGTTAGATAAAGGAGTACACCCAATGGCGGTTCGCTTGTTTGTCTTGCAAGCCCACTACCGCAAACCAATTGATTTTACGGATGAAGCGATCGCTTCTGCAACAAAGGGCTACGAAACACTAAAAGAAGGTTTGCTTTTTGGTCATAAATACGGTAAACAATTGGGTTGGGAAATAGGGGCTAAGGACTTGGAACCTGGAACAGGGAAGAACTCCATCTCAAGCTCCCAATTATCAATCGCCAATCCCTATATCAATCGCTTCTTTGAAGCGATCGATGATGACTTTAATTTCTCTGGAGGATTGCCAGTCCTTTTTGAATTAGCCAAAGAACTACAGCGAGAAGGAAACATTCTGACTCATGAGGGAAAAACGGTAACAACAGCCGATGTATTACGCGCCCAATGGCAAACTCTTGTGACGTTGGCTGATGTTCTGGGTTTTGATGCCAAGGTAGAGGAGGAAACTTCTGTCAATGAGAGTTTAAGCGATGCAAAAATTGAGGAGTTGATTCAGGAAAGACAACAAGCGCGTCAAGCGAAAAATTTTGCACTGAGCGATCGCATTCGTGATGAACTACAAGCACAAGGTATTACCCTCATTGATAGTCGTGATGGAACTCGATGGCACCGCAGTTAA
- a CDS encoding CobW family GTP-binding protein: MQAVTSESQSMDAPKQGLPVTIITGFLGSGKTTLLNHILTNQQGLKTAVLVNEFGEIGIDNELIISTDDNNNMVELSNGCICCTINNDLVEAVYKVMERQDKIDYLVVETTGLADPLPVALTFLGTDLRDLTRLDSIVTVVDAANYSLDLFNSQAAYSQIAYGDVILINKTDLVSEEEVKALEAKINQVKEGARIIRTKQAQVPLPLILSVGLFETDKYFNEAKQHGHDHHDHDHHHHAHAHDHEHDHSECSECGHDHHDHDHHHHHHSDHLENDGFTSISFQSDKPFSIRKFQYFLDNQLPTNVFRAKGIMWFDESPKRHIFHLCGKRFTLDDDEWTKREKKTQLVLIGQNLDRETLLKQLENCLCLPSTSRGKGFGA, encoded by the coding sequence ATGCAAGCAGTTACTTCCGAGTCACAATCAATGGATGCACCCAAACAAGGGTTACCAGTAACGATTATTACTGGATTCCTTGGTAGTGGTAAGACAACTTTACTCAATCATATCCTGACCAATCAACAAGGATTAAAAACCGCCGTACTAGTCAATGAGTTTGGCGAAATTGGCATTGATAACGAGTTAATTATCTCCACTGATGATAATAACAATATGGTGGAGTTAAGTAACGGTTGTATCTGCTGCACCATTAATAACGATCTCGTGGAAGCCGTTTACAAAGTTATGGAACGGCAAGACAAGATAGATTATCTGGTGGTAGAAACAACAGGGCTCGCCGATCCTCTGCCAGTCGCTCTTACATTTCTTGGCACTGACTTGCGCGACTTAACGCGTCTTGATTCAATTGTCACGGTTGTAGACGCGGCAAATTATAGCTTGGATTTATTTAATTCTCAAGCTGCTTACAGTCAAATTGCTTACGGTGACGTTATTCTCATCAATAAGACAGATTTAGTGTCTGAAGAAGAAGTAAAAGCACTAGAGGCAAAAATCAACCAAGTTAAAGAAGGTGCAAGAATTATTCGCACCAAGCAAGCGCAAGTTCCGCTTCCTCTGATTCTAAGTGTTGGTCTGTTTGAAACAGACAAATATTTTAATGAGGCGAAACAACACGGTCATGACCATCACGACCACGATCACCACCATCATGCTCACGCACATGACCACGAACATGACCACTCAGAATGTTCTGAATGCGGTCACGACCATCATGACCACGACCACCATCACCACCATCATTCCGACCATTTAGAAAATGATGGTTTCACCTCTATATCATTCCAAAGCGATAAACCTTTTTCGATTAGGAAATTCCAATATTTCTTAGATAATCAACTTCCCACAAACGTTTTCCGCGCAAAAGGGATTATGTGGTTTGATGAAAGCCCCAAACGTCACATTTTTCACTTGTGTGGCAAACGCTTCACTCTAGATGATGATGAGTGGACCAAGCGGGAGAAGAAAACCCAGTTGGTGTTAATCGGTCAAAATCTCGATCGCGAGACTTTGCTAAAACAACTAGAAAACTGCTTGTGTTTGCCTTCTACCTCTCGTGGTAAGGGTTTTGGGGCTTAG
- a CDS encoding Rpn family recombination-promoting nuclease/putative transposase produces MYDNICKFLVESFSTDFATWLLGEPIALTELSPQELSVEPIRADALILLQSDECILHLEFQTRPKLRVPFRMADYRLRAHRRFPKKQMKQVVIYLKRTNSRRVYQTTFTLEETFHRFQVIRLWEQPSSVFLQSPGLLPFAVLCQSEDRIETLRQVAMEINTIRDSQTQNNVTASTAILAGLVLEEKVIQQLLRRDLMKESVIYQSIQAESRAEGRAEGRVEGRAEGIQEGIQLMAINMRKEGLSIEVVARITGLSVEQVQQLEL; encoded by the coding sequence ATGTATGACAATATTTGCAAGTTTCTCGTTGAGAGTTTTTCTACTGACTTTGCTACTTGGTTATTAGGAGAACCAATCGCTCTTACGGAATTAAGTCCACAAGAGCTGTCTGTTGAACCAATTCGTGCTGACGCTCTGATACTACTCCAATCCGATGAATGTATTCTGCATTTGGAATTTCAAACTCGACCAAAACTACGAGTTCCATTCCGGATGGCTGATTACCGACTGCGAGCTCATCGCCGCTTTCCTAAAAAGCAGATGAAACAAGTCGTAATTTACTTAAAAAGAACTAATTCAAGACGAGTGTATCAAACAACATTTACACTGGAAGAAACTTTTCATCGCTTTCAGGTAATTCGTCTTTGGGAGCAACCATCAAGCGTGTTTTTGCAATCTCCTGGGTTATTACCATTTGCAGTACTCTGTCAGAGTGAAGATCGCATTGAAACACTTAGGCAAGTTGCCATGGAAATAAATACTATAAGAGACTCACAAACACAGAATAATGTAACTGCTTCAACGGCAATTTTAGCTGGGTTAGTATTAGAAGAAAAGGTGATTCAGCAATTACTGCGGAGGGACTTAATGAAAGAATCAGTCATTTATCAATCAATCCAAGCTGAAAGTCGTGCTGAAGGTCGCGCTGAAGGTCGCGTTGAAGGTCGCGCTGAAGGTATTCAAGAGGGGATACAGCTAATGGCTATCAATATGCGAAAAGAAGGATTGTCAATTGAAGTCGTAGCCAGAATCACTGGATTATCAGTAGAACAAGTGCAACAGTTAGAACTTTAA
- the dtd gene encoding D-aminoacyl-tRNA deacylase: MRVIVQRVKSSQVTINGEIIGKIGRGLNLLVGIADTDTERELDWMVRKCLELRLFPNEGEAGERWQKSVQEINGELLVVSQFTLYGDCRKGRRPSFDRSATPQVAEELYNRFIAKLRLSGLRVETGKFGTMMQVSIENDGPVTLLLEQEAK, from the coding sequence ATGCGCGTCATTGTTCAACGAGTCAAATCTTCTCAGGTTACCATCAACGGTGAAATAATTGGCAAAATTGGGCGTGGGCTAAACCTGCTTGTAGGGATTGCTGATACCGACACCGAGCGCGAACTAGATTGGATGGTGCGAAAGTGTTTGGAATTGAGATTGTTTCCCAATGAGGGCGAAGCAGGAGAGCGGTGGCAAAAATCAGTGCAAGAAATTAATGGCGAGTTGCTAGTGGTGAGTCAGTTTACGCTTTATGGAGACTGTCGCAAAGGTCGTCGCCCTTCCTTCGATCGTTCAGCAACCCCTCAAGTTGCAGAAGAATTGTATAACCGTTTTATCGCTAAGTTGCGCTTAAGCGGGTTGCGAGTGGAAACAGGTAAATTTGGGACAATGATGCAAGTCTCAATTGAAAACGACGGTCCTGTAACTTTGTTACTAGAACAAGAGGCTAAGTAA
- the psb28 gene encoding photosystem II reaction center protein Psb28 produces MAQIQFSRGINEDVIPEIRLTRSRTGGSGTATFVFTNPKALESGNTEEITGMYLIDEEGELVTREVKGKFVNGKPEALEAVYLMKSSEQWDRFMRFMERYAKEHGLEFSQS; encoded by the coding sequence ATGGCTCAAATCCAGTTTTCTCGAGGGATTAACGAAGATGTCATTCCAGAAATACGCTTGACAAGATCGCGCACTGGGGGTAGTGGGACGGCAACGTTTGTTTTTACAAATCCCAAAGCTTTAGAAAGTGGTAACACTGAAGAAATCACTGGTATGTACCTAATTGACGAAGAAGGAGAACTTGTGACGCGTGAAGTCAAGGGTAAATTTGTCAACGGTAAACCAGAAGCATTAGAAGCAGTGTATCTGATGAAATCTTCAGAACAATGGGATCGCTTTATGCGATTTATGGAGCGGTATGCTAAAGAGCACGGTCTGGAATTTAGCCAATCATAA
- a CDS encoding MogA/MoaB family molybdenum cofactor biosynthesis protein, with protein MTHLPHPDTSNMRVTCAAITVSDTRTPETDKSGQLIQELLRNANHNIDAYIIIKDEPAQIQEQIKLLGQRHNLDVLLINGGTGIAPRDTTYDAIEKLLEKTLPGFGEIFRFLSYQEIGSRAIASRAVAGTYQQKLIFSLPGSSNAVRLAMEKLILPELVHLVKQIANS; from the coding sequence ATGACTCACCTTCCGCATCCAGATACCTCAAATATGAGGGTCACTTGTGCAGCTATTACTGTCAGCGATACCCGTACCCCAGAAACGGATAAAAGCGGTCAACTTATTCAGGAATTACTTCGCAACGCCAACCATAATATAGATGCTTACATAATTATCAAAGATGAACCAGCACAAATCCAAGAGCAAATAAAATTGTTGGGTCAACGCCATAATTTAGATGTTCTCCTGATTAATGGTGGAACGGGAATCGCCCCAAGAGACACCACGTATGACGCTATCGAAAAGCTACTTGAAAAAACTTTGCCCGGATTTGGAGAAATATTTCGTTTTTTAAGTTATCAAGAAATTGGTTCGCGTGCGATCGCATCTCGGGCTGTTGCAGGTACATACCAACAAAAACTGATTTTCTCTTTACCCGGTTCCAGTAACGCTGTGCGATTGGCTATGGAAAAGTTGATATTACCAGAACTTGTTCATTTAGTAAAGCAAATTGCTAATAGCTAA
- the mraY gene encoding phospho-N-acetylmuramoyl-pentapeptide-transferase codes for MDAKLSPNQGLSIINGIGLVSLLGVGLGVSALILDGIANRMPWQGMSLTLPLLFCAVASAAVGFWAVPLLQALKTGQIIREDGPQAHLKKAGTPTMGGIFFVPVSVISACIWSNFATEVLAVAALTLSYGLIGWIDDWQILRRKSNKGISPRMKLILQVTFAVAFCVWLLISHPAHNVTNIALPFGFYIPLGLLFWPLAGFVLVAESNATNLTDGIDGLAGGTVAIALLALGALVAPTSPGLMVFCASLSGGCLGFLVHNRNPARVFMGDTGSLALGGALAAVALLANSLVGLFILSGIFFVETLSVMAQVSYYKATKGPDGKGKRLLKMAPLHHHLELSGWSELQVVAVFYIISAILAVIALTIGQF; via the coding sequence GTGGACGCTAAGTTATCTCCTAACCAAGGGTTAAGTATCATTAATGGCATAGGTTTAGTCTCCCTACTCGGTGTAGGACTGGGTGTATCAGCGCTAATTCTTGACGGCATAGCAAATAGAATGCCTTGGCAAGGTATGTCACTGACTTTACCTCTACTCTTCTGTGCTGTCGCTTCAGCCGCAGTTGGTTTCTGGGCAGTTCCATTGCTACAAGCGCTGAAAACCGGGCAAATCATCCGCGAGGACGGTCCTCAAGCTCATTTGAAAAAAGCAGGGACTCCCACCATGGGGGGCATATTCTTTGTTCCCGTGTCAGTGATTTCTGCTTGTATCTGGTCTAACTTTGCTACAGAAGTACTAGCTGTTGCTGCTTTGACACTCAGCTATGGGTTGATTGGCTGGATTGACGATTGGCAAATTCTCCGCCGCAAGTCAAACAAAGGCATCTCTCCCCGCATGAAACTGATTTTACAAGTGACATTTGCAGTTGCTTTCTGTGTGTGGCTTCTGATTTCTCATCCCGCTCATAATGTTACGAATATAGCTTTACCTTTTGGGTTTTACATACCTCTGGGACTTCTCTTCTGGCCTTTAGCAGGTTTTGTACTCGTAGCGGAAAGCAATGCTACCAACCTCACTGATGGCATTGATGGCTTGGCAGGAGGAACGGTAGCGATCGCATTATTAGCATTAGGTGCTTTAGTTGCACCAACTTCGCCCGGATTGATGGTTTTCTGTGCTTCTCTAAGTGGTGGTTGTTTGGGTTTTTTAGTCCACAACCGCAACCCAGCCCGAGTTTTTATGGGAGACACCGGTTCCTTGGCTTTAGGAGGTGCTTTAGCAGCCGTCGCTTTGTTGGCAAACAGCCTAGTAGGACTGTTTATTCTCAGTGGCATCTTCTTCGTAGAAACCCTTTCTGTAATGGCGCAAGTTAGCTACTACAAAGCTACGAAAGGTCCAGATGGTAAAGGCAAGCGTCTTTTAAAAATGGCTCCACTACACCATCACCTAGAACTTTCTGGTTGGTCGGAATTACAAGTTGTTGCTGTGTTTTACATCATCAGTGCAATTCTGGCGGTTATCGCTCTAACGATAGGTCAATTTTGA
- a CDS encoding DUF3134 domain-containing protein, which translates to MLNSPLREEPRNRRAPVIPLKQESSLLDWLQTNGRLIARDVHEPDYSDEEEEISEFLSTDDGISDFDYDDDDDVVPDEE; encoded by the coding sequence ATGCTAAATTCACCACTACGTGAGGAACCCCGCAACAGACGAGCTCCTGTAATTCCATTAAAGCAAGAGTCCTCCTTGTTAGACTGGTTGCAAACAAACGGTCGTCTCATAGCGCGAGATGTTCACGAACCCGACTATTCGGACGAAGAAGAAGAGATATCAGAGTTTTTGAGTACTGACGACGGAATTAGCGATTTTGACTATGATGACGATGACGATGTCGTCCCAGATGAAGAATAG
- a CDS encoding PAP/fibrillin family protein, with product MLGKADLLEAIAGKNRGLIANEQDKQAILIAITKLEELNPTPRPVEAPDLLDGNWRLVYTTSRALLNIDNLPLYKLGQIYQCIRIQTNSVYNIAEVYGLPLLESIVSVAAKFEPVSGRRINVKFQRSIVGLQRLLGYTSPETFIQQIEAGKKFTAIDVVLNSNEQQGWLDITYLDNNLRIGRGNEGSVFVLVKA from the coding sequence ATGCTAGGAAAAGCAGATCTCTTGGAAGCAATTGCTGGTAAAAATCGCGGTCTTATTGCAAACGAGCAAGATAAACAAGCCATTTTAATTGCAATTACAAAATTAGAAGAGCTCAATCCCACACCCCGTCCAGTTGAAGCTCCCGATTTGCTGGATGGCAACTGGCGACTTGTATACACCACGAGTAGAGCTTTACTAAATATTGATAATTTACCCTTATACAAGCTCGGTCAAATTTATCAGTGTATACGCATACAAACTAACAGTGTTTACAACATAGCTGAAGTTTATGGCTTGCCATTACTTGAAAGCATTGTCAGTGTTGCTGCAAAATTTGAGCCTGTTTCAGGTAGGCGCATCAATGTCAAATTTCAGCGATCGATTGTTGGATTACAACGTTTATTAGGTTACACTTCCCCAGAAACTTTCATCCAACAGATAGAGGCTGGCAAAAAATTTACCGCTATCGATGTTGTGCTCAATAGCAATGAACAACAAGGGTGGTTGGATATTACCTATCTCGATAACAATTTGCGTATCGGCAGGGGCAACGAGGGTAGTGTATTTGTTTTAGTGAAAGCATAG